CACTGCAGTCATATCAGAGGAGCTACTGGACTTTtagcgcttcattcccaggtgaCTAGCatcgctctgtagcagctctacaccagtctgcagtgatatcagaggataTCAGGGggactgactctaaattcaggagagagctaactgcatgaaagtaaacacagagaggcCTTACaagtgagtttctgtggtacttCCAACATTGAATAAAAACGTATAGTCGTTGTTCTCCTCAAATACACcaaaccaccttaaaaaaatgtgCTTCTTCTGAACGTAAACCACTCGGTGAGAACAGTGTTTATCCACAGTAGACCTTTCCTTTAAACCCATACAACTGTTACAGATAATACACAGAGGGCACAGGAAACCTTCCTTTAAAATAAACTCATTATAAATCAGCGAGTCCACCCCAAACTGCAGAATTCACAGAAACCGTCTTCACTGAGTGGAGCTTTAACGAAACAGAGATTTAAAGAAGAGACTTTAATTTTGATGAAACATTGAACAACTCGCTGCAGTTTCTCTCTGAGACGTGGCGCTTGGAGCTGAGGAGTGTTAATGATCAAACCAGTTCAGCAGATGTTTCAGTGAAATCAAGCTGAGCATCCATCAACAGCATCtcatttcattctctctctctctctctctctctctctctctctctctctctctctctcacatacacacactctcacacacagacactcacacacacacacacacacacacactctgaaacacaccactatctctctctctttcttacacagacactcacacacagtctcacacacagacacaatttGAAACACaccactatctctctctctctctctctctctctctcacacacacacactcacacaaagacactctcgcactctctcacacacacttcatttacactgatGTGTGTGAGTTTCTCTGTGTGGAAATGGCGGGACACTGACACTTCCCCCTCCATTCATCCCCCTTTTTCATCCCTCTTGGCTTTCTCCATCCatctctcctcttcctctctttactatttcccttctctctctctctctctctctctctctctctcctttaaatttttccttttctctttccctctgccGTTTACCTTTATTTTTTCCCTCTCGCCTGCTGCTTCATTCTCTACAAGTCTATCTTTCtgtcttctccctctcttttttatctctctctgctttttccATCTTTCTTCactcattttctttctcctagtgctttttttccttttcattttctccttgttttttattttctcttctctcttttccttttgcCAAAGCCCTTTTAAGCCCCTGCGCCGCTTGAGGGACACTGTCGGCCAAAACTAACACCCCcatcaaagtgcacacacacacacacacacacacattctctcactcactcttgaCACAACACAGAGTTTAATTGGGGTCAAATAAACGACAGGAAAAGATGCTTTTTTGTCTCATGAGACATgacaggggacagagagagaaaatccaTTCAGCTCTCAGTGCTCCCACAtccgcaaacacacacacacacacacacacacacacacacacacacacacactcaatctctAAAGCTGATCCAAATTTAGCTCTGAGAAGCAAGACTGGTATAAACAACAGAGAGGCTATGTACACCATCACATCCTcccagcagtaacacacactccacctacACTCCCTGGACACTTTAATGGAAACACTGTGTAGCTCCATCAGAGACCTCCCACTCTGTGCTGCCTAGGGGTGGGGGTCTCAGGTCTAGTTGGGGGtgggagagaggggtggggtggagTGTGAGGGATGACATGGCTCTTCAAATGGAGATTTATCAGAGTCACGATCCAAACGGAGGGTTCTGACGCCTTGTGAATCTCCGGCAAGACGCTGTGCAGCGCCCAAAGACACCCACAGGTGTCAGTATTTcctcctttaaactctatgaTCCCCTGTGTATTAcctgagtttaatgtagttgTTGGCCCTTTACTTgagaacaagcagaaaacagcacgaggAGCAGCTGATGTCTCGGGTGTTAGTTGTAAatctacagttccaccttaaacagtgaagcaatGACATTCTGGCCCCTGAAGCTACTAcaacattttaaggtggaactgaaaggtTCAAAGTATAATCTGCTGATGTGTTcagctccatgtcacagaagagtgaggagaggggggtaatctctgattgtggaactcttctgaaggagaacgaggccctaaatgtaactaacgttcagcagctcctctgatatcactgcagactggtgcagagctgctacagagcggcactagtcgcctgggaatgaagcgctgctctgttttatttgtgttctgatgaactATCAGGGTCTTTAAGGGTCGTCCTGTTTCGTAGGAGGAGATTTAACCACTGcgccctgtaactcagctccaaggggGAAGAGGACACTCAGAAACGAGAGGGAGGGgtaaaaatgagaaatgagGTCAAGGCTAAAGAGGCAGATTTCAGAGGCTTGGTGGATTGATTCAAGCAGTAACAGGAGACTGAGTTCGATCGTTTCCCGAACTTTAACTCACTTTAACTCTCGCAACCAGCAGCCGCCTGCGTTCTCCTCATGCGCAGCTTGCTAGCGGCTAATTTCCTGCCGCGCTGTGCTAATTTCACTCCCTGCTGAAGACGTCTGGGGGGTTGGCGGTTATTCCCTGGCTCTCTCTGCCCGGTGGGCCGCCAGGGTGCTCAGATGTGTCAATGACGGAACGGCGGTCAGAAAACAAATTGAGGTCCCAGACTAGCGCTAGCCTAGCGCGTCAGACAGACTGAAGCTAATTAGCTTAGCTGCATCACTAGTCAAGCCTTCAGAAACGATCAGCCAAGAGCTGGAGACCTGTCACTCTGACATCCGTAATCAgactgtctgagtgtgtgtgtgtgagtgtgtgtgtgtgcgtgcacgcTTCCTCCCTCAGTCAATACATTGATTAACATCTGTCCGTCCACTCCAGAGTCTAGTTAAATTACCAATCACTGACCAGCAGCAGAccacacatacagacaaacagacacacacacacacacacacacacacacacacacacacacacaaaagagagtggacagaggggAGAAGGAAGCTGgagaaagtaagaaagaaaacaaatgatgCTGAAAGAGAGAGGCTAAGAtaagtaggtgtgtgtgtgtgtgtgtgtgtgtgtaacccagagagagaaagaatagagTGTGTGAAGTTGAAGAGATGGATGTAGGCAGGTGGAGACAAAGAAGGATGGAGAGTCTGGAGAAACAGTGTGAATGCTGAAGAAAGGAGAagtgaaatgtgtgtgaataGTGAGGTGCAAGGGTGTGTTaataagagagtgtgtgtatgtgtgtgtgtgtgtgtgtttgtgcgggAGATTAATTGTGATGTGCAAGAGTGTTAATAAGAaacacaatgagagagagagaggactgaaGTTGAAAGTGTTTGAGCtgagaggaagtgtgtgtgtgtgtgtgtggtaatcaGGACACTTTGATTCATGCCTTAATTAATCAGCTCCTCTACAGGACACTGTGAACATAGCCACAAGGGGCAAACACACTGTTTACCCCCACATGAAGGgcttacccacacacacacacacacacacacacacgcacacacagggattGTTTCTGTAACTTGTGGGGACTTTACATAGACAATATCAAATTCAGGTGGCATTGGCCATGTGGGCTTGTACATacaacacatttgtttttgggttACACAGAAACTCACAgtccatatacacacacacgcactgacgtggtggtggtgtgtcagtgtgtgttgtgctggtatagagtggatcagacacagcagtgctgctggagtttttaaacccctcagtgtctggactgagaacagtccaccgaccaaaaacatccagccgacagcgtcctgtgtcactgatgaaggactagagcacgagcgacacacactgtgcagcgacagatgagctactgtctctgactctacatctacaaggtggaccaacgagggaggagtgtctcacagagtggacagagagtggacacagggtttaaaaactccagcagcactgctgtgtctgatccactctacaccagcacaacacacactaacacaccaccaccacgtcagtgtcactgcagcgctgagactgatccaccaccacatcacacctgctctgtgggggtcctgagtgctgaagaacaggggggtgacagagtatgcagagcaacagatgaactacagagtgctcctgtgtggtcagtggagctgagagcgTGTAGAAGCACTCACTGAGATTctgtggagctgtgggagtgcGAGGGTTAATCGAGTGCAGAGCACAGGGACGACAGAAATGAGAAAACCATCTTTAGCAGCAGATCCCTGAGCCAGATCAGACCTGATCGAGTTTCAAGATGTTTCAGAAGTCAGAGCGGTGTGATATGAGCTCGGAGGCTCATGAGGGGAGCTCCGTCCCTCCACCTTTTATTTCCCTTCATTCATATTTCATTGGACAGTTTTACAGTGGATTGTGTTAAAAAGGTGACAGCGTTTTTCCATCTCAGTCCCGTTCCTGAGGAAACATTTAGATCCTGTGTTAAATCCGTGTACGGATACAGTCAGAGTCTGCTGTCCTCCTTTGACTCTGAGTTACGCCCCCTAGTGGAGGTCTTGGAAGTGTGTGGCCTGTGACATCACTCGAAACGGCTGGAAAAGGATCAGAGATGAGCCTTAAATCAGGACACAGTATAAACCAAGTAGTtttgagactttagaattggccccgccccctcgtctgtatctctccaatcacagcgctggacctgcatttacgtgagagcgcaaagacgaggttaaactcagcaaaacagacacaacgagcgcggagagataagagcactgagtaaaaacggagaagaaagagaacagagcgaaaacagctaaaaaccagagcttctgctcctcgctcctcactgctgtgcgctcggggtcggggtgaacagcgagcggctcattatcatttaaaggaacagggctgtttagggAGGGTACAGTTTAGCTTCATGATCTTTACTGACACTGACCTCTACTCCTTTATTAGTGTTTCTCCGTCCCTTCTTTCATGCATTAATCTCTCTCCCTCAATCCTTCCCCTCTCCCTccaatcatccatccatccctaTCTCCATTCATTCTTCACTCCCTTTCTCCATCCTTGCATCCCTCGCCTCTCCCTCAGTCCGTTTATTCTTTCCTCCCTCTATCCGTCAGTCCCTATCTCTGTCCATGCCTTCATTCATCAGCCCCCTCTCTACATACATCCATCTATTCCTgctcctccatccctccctgtagttccctctctctatcatccttctctccctccctacCTCCCTCTCCAGACTAAAGTGAGTGAGAAAAGAGCTGtaaatattgttatatatatcttactttttacaaAGATTTAACAATGATGGAGaatctggaacacacacacacacacacacacacacacacacacacacacacacaacctgatGCACCTGGACTAAGCCAAAtgatacagaaacacacacagtgtgcttTATTTCTGGGTTATTTTctgagttttctttttcttttctatcTCTCTGTGAGTCTGAAAGCCAgagcttgctctctctctctctctctctctctctctctctctctctctctctctctctctctctctctcactctctttcccttctccctctctctctctttcccttctctctttctctctctctctcgctctctctctctctctctctctgtctctctctgtctctttcccttctccctctttctctctctttcccctctctctctctctctctctctctctctctctctctctctctctctctttcccttctccccctctctctctctctttcccttctctctctctctctttcccttctccctctctctctctctatctgtgtgtgtgtgtgtgtgtgcggttgtgttaatgacttttaaatgtCATGGCAGCTCAGAGGGAGCttgaggagggggtgggggggctgtGGTCGGTGGGGGGTTAAAAGTGGAGCTGCTTTGGTTTTTAATGACTCTGAGGATCCACAGTTATCTTCAGATAAAACCCATCACAACTGCTCCGTCTTCAGGTCCCTCAGCTGGACTCAACCGATACGAAGACGATCAGTGATTCTGATATTGATTAATCTCATAGCTGATCATTTCGGTGAGCAAAGATACGTCCAGAGCTGAGAACTGAGACagtggaacaacaaaaatgagcgcggagaaataagagtcaaaatggagaaaaagcagaagaaagagaacagagtgaaaacggctaaaaaccagagcttctgctcctcgctcctcactgctgtgcgctcggggtcggggtgaacagcgagcggctcgttatcatttaaaggaacaggtgcgttctgaacagggctgtttacacagggggagaacactgctgtggggctcgtggggtttggaccaaagcaggtcacagacgcttcactaagaaacagaactgtgttcacagccGGAAGTCTCTTAAAGAGTGGAAATTTGAAACACAGgctcataaatacattttaattagctGTAAATTAAATTCACCTTCACTTACCTCAGCTCAGCGCTGCTTTATAACTGAACCACAGCAGAAATAACCAGGAGCTGCTGTAATACGACCGGACCGTAGCGCCGCCCGTGGTGTTACTGAGCTCTGAGGTGAGCTGGCCTCCTCTCTGTGAGATTGTAATATGCTGGATGTTCGTTTTAATTTCAGAGAAGCAGGGCACTGATGGGCAGATAAAGCTCAGATGGACAGAGAAGTGAAGTCCTGTGGGGAATTTAAACACAAGCCTGACTCCTACATTCGTACGTGTACGTCCGATACGGCAGGGTTATCAGAGCATGGACACATTTCCTATGGTAGTAATTACTGCAGAGGGCTGGCAGGTGTCAGTATCTTAAGACGGAGCTCAGGTGACTCCAGGGGAATCCCGGTCTGAAAATAGACTTGTTAGTTGTTAGCCACGTCTGTTTCACTTTGTCAGTGTTTTCACactacaatacccagcatgcaCCAGGCAAATATTATGTACAactaagttttaaagcatttttgtgcattgtataattcatttttcattcacatctgtaacacttatccagttcagggtcacggtgggtccagagtctacctggaatcattgggcggaaggtcggaatacaccctggagggggcgtcagtccttcacagggcaacacagacacacacattcactcacacctacgaacactgttgagtctccaatccacctaccaccggagcacccggaggaaacccacacagacacagagagaacacaccacactcctcacagacagtcacccggaggaaacccacacagacacagagagaacacaccacactcctcacagacagtcacccggaggaaacccactcagacacagggagaacacaccacactcctcacagacagtcacccggaggaaacccacacagacacagggagaacacaccacactcctcacagacagccacccggaggaaacccacacagacacagggagaacacaccacactgtttAAGTTGAACCAAAGATGTTCAGAAATATgagctcctctcctccacacacagagacgcaTACAACAGCACATTCACAGCCAGAGACTTCCTCAGACACAGTGCAGACGCCAGGAACCAACAAAAAGGTTAAACCAAGGGAAAATACGGATGTCTCTGAATAAATACAAAGAGAAGAGGGACCACGCAGGAAAAATGTGctggctttgtatttgtttctttcctggcacctcaagtaaactatgctctgtcccaaacagcgTCCTCCTCCCTACAGAGTGCACTTTAAATACCACTACttcactacattgtgtactacagagTGTAGAGGGAGATGTTTACGATTCAGCCCCTAGTGGGGCAGCggtgtaactgcagagtgacacacaccaacgcagacaaacaaacactcacagtgACGTAGGGCTCTTAATACGACACACAGTCACCGCACAATGACAAAAGAGTCAGAGAATGTTTGATctatgaattacaattatacgttaCCCACAATAAAGCTTTAAAACTCATTGTACACATGAATACATGAAGTTTAGGGCAGTGGGTGGGGACTGGAGGGTCAGTGGTTCCATCTCTGAGTGGTTCTTATAATTGGGGTCTGGGGAatgaaggaacagtgctttcTCCTCCCTGAACATCCACGGCAGAGGGTTAAATGGTGAAATGCAGGGGCACAATTTCTCTGGAGGGACGGTCTCTGGAGGGAGGGTCTCTGGAGGGACGGTCTCTGGAGGGAGGGTCTCTGGAGGGAGGGTCTCTGGAGGGACGGTCTCTGGAGGGAGGGTCTCTGGAGGGAGAGTCTCTGGAGGGATGATCTCTGGAGGGAGGGTCTCTGGAGGGAGAGTCTTTGGAGGGAGAGTCTTTGGAGGGATGATCTCTGGAGGGAGGGTCTCTGGAGGGACGGTCTCTGGAGGGAGGGTTTCTGGAGGGAGGGTTCCTGGAGGGAGGGTCTGGAGGGATGGTCTTTGGAGGGAGGGTCTGGATGGAGGATCTCTGGAGGGATGGTCTCTGGAGGGACGGTCTCTGGAGGGAGGGTCTCTGGAGGGACGGTCTCTGGAGGGAGAGTCTTTGGAGGGAGGGTCTGGATGGAGGATCTCTGGAGGGATGGTCTCTGGAGGGACGGTCTCTGGAGGGAGGGTCTCTGGGCCCATGATTGGCTCCTCTC
This is a stretch of genomic DNA from Hoplias malabaricus isolate fHopMal1 unplaced genomic scaffold, fHopMal1.hap1 scaffold_389, whole genome shotgun sequence. It encodes these proteins:
- the LOC136685462 gene encoding uncharacterized protein codes for the protein MGPETLPPETVPPETIPPEILHPDPPSKDSPSRDRPSRDPPSRDRPSRDHPSRDPPSRPSLQRPSLQTLPPGTLPPETLPPETVPPETLPPEIIPPKTLPPKTLPPETLPPEIIPPETLPPETLPPETVPPETLPPETLPPETVPPETLPPETVPPEKLCPCISPFNPLPWMFREEKALFLHSPDPNYKNHSEMEPLTLQSPPTALNFMYSCVQ